Genomic segment of Sinorhizobium meliloti:
CGTGCCGGACGTCAACCAGAAGCTCGGCTTCGATGCACCCGTCCATGCCCTGATCAGCGGCAAGCCGGACGAGTTCGACCGGCGCATCGAAATCGTCAGCGCCCCCCGCTTCGGCATCGTCGGCGAACAGCAGAGAATGACCTTTCGCGTCGTGGATGACGGCGCGGCTCCCGGCGGCAGCGCCGAGGTGACGATCCGCCTGAACGGCAACGAGATCGCCACGGAGCAGGCGGAGCCCGGCACAGACGTTCCGTTCAGCTTCACCGTTCCGCGCGGCGGCAACAACATCCTGGAATTCGCCGTCAATCCGGTTGCCGGCGAGGTGACGGAGACGAACAACCGCGCCGTGCATGTGCTCGACGGCATCCGCGAAAATCTTCGCGTGCTCCTCGTTTCGGGAGAGCCGCATGCGGGCGAGCGCGCCTGGCGCAACCTCCTGAAATCCGATGCCGCGGTCGACCTCGTCCATTTCACCATTCTCCGGCCGCCGGAGAAACAGGACGGCACGCCGATCAACGAGCTCTCGCTCATCGCCTTCCCGACGCGGGAGCTTTTCGTCGACAAGATCAGCGAGTTCGACCTCATCATCTTCGATCGCTACCAGCATCGTGGCGTGCTGCCGATCCTCTATTACGACAACATCGCCCAATACGTGCAGAACGGTGGAGCGCTGCTGATCGCCGCCGGGCCGGAGCACGCCGGCGACGATTCGATCGCCGCGACCCCGCTTGCGGCGGTGCTGCCGGCAACGCCGACGGGCGTCATGAACGAGAAGGCGTTCTTCCCCCGGCTCTCGGAGGAAGGAAAGAAGCACCCGGTCACCCGCGGGCTCGAAGGGGCAGCGGACGAACCGCCGGCCTGGGGCCGCTGGTTCCGTACCGTCGACGTGGACAGGCCGCTCGGGCAGACGGTAATGGAAGCTGCTGACGGCAAGCCGCTGCTGGTCCTCAACCGCGTCGGCAAGGGGCGTGTCGCCATGCTGCTCTCCGACCAGGGTTGGCTGTGGGCGCGTGGCTTCGAAGGGGGTGGGCCGCATGTCTCGCTCTATCGCCGCACGGCGCATTGGCTGATGCAGGAGCCGGCGCTCGAAGAGGAGGCGCTCACCGCCCGCGCGATGGGCCGGACGCTCGAGATCACGCGCCAGACGATCGAAGGAGATCCCGGCCAGGCGACCCTCACCTATCCTTCCGGCCGGACCCAGGAAGTCACGCTCACGGAAGGCGAGCCGGGGCTCTACAAGGCTGAGGTTGAGACCAATGAAATCGGCCTCTTCGAAGTTGCCAACGACGAATTGACGACGCTCGTCCATGTCGGCAACGTCGATGCGCCCGAATTCAAGGCGGCGATTTCCACGGAGGAGAAGATCAAACCCTGGGCGGAGAAGACGAAGGGCCTGGTCCGCCGTCTGGCAAGCGCCGACGGACCCGTCGACCTCCCGTCTATCCTCCCGGTTCGCGGCGCCGTCCGCGTGGCCGACGATCAGCGCCTGTCGCTGCGCATGACCGACGAGACGGTGTTGAAGGGCATCGATTCCCTTTCGCTATTTGCGGGGCTCTTCGGCCTGGCGGCACTGCTCTTCCTCATCTCCGCTACCTGGTATCGCGAGGGCCGGTGAACGCCGGCGAGGCCACGGCTTCGCCATTCTCGGGCCGAGGACGACGAATAGCCGACGTCCAGAGATCAGGCAGCCGCCCCTTGCGCCTCCGTGCGCGCAGTGAGGCAGGCGGCGCCGTCATTCCGCCAGGCGATCACGCCTTCAAGCCGGGCGTGAACGTCCGGCGCGACCGGCACGACGAGAACCCTCGCGGGATCGACGGGACCCGGGAATTGGAGCGCGCCGTGGCGTACCTTCTCGAAACCGAGCGGCTGGTAATAAGGCGGATCGCCGACGAGGATAACCGCTTCGGTGCCCTTGCGGCGCGCCGCTTCGACTGCAATACGGACGAGTTCCCGGCCGATGCCCTGGTTCTTGTGCGAGGGCCGGACGGCAAGCGGGCCGAGCAGATGTCCTTTCACCGAACCGGCCGTTACCGGCGTCATCCGGACCGACGCGATCGTTTCGCCGTTATCGGCGCAGATGAAGGAGAGCGCCCGGTCATGGGGTCCCTGCTCGCGAATCCGCGCGGCGGCGCGGGTGAAGCGACCCGGCCCGAACGCCTCTTCATTGATGATTTCGATGGCTGCGTCGTGGGATGCGTCTTCGGTCAGATAGACGAGATCGTGCTTTTTCATGTGTCGAGAACCGGCATGCGAACGGACATGGAGGATGGCTCGCCCCGAATGGGCGTTTGCAGCATCAGCGTCGTCGCAGGCTTCCCGACAGGATCATTGTTGTGATCGTTTCCCAGATGAAAGAGCTACCGTTTCGCCGATAGCAGAAAAATGCTGCCAGTCAAAGGGTAAAACGCACTGTTCGGAATTTCACATCTATCGGCCGCGGTTCTCAGCACTAATTATGACGTCAGCAAACGATCGAAAGGAGTTGGCCTATGGGTAGGCTCGTGAATGGCGTCTGGCAGGATGTCTGGTACGACACGCGTGCGACGAACGGTCATTTCAAGCGCAGCGAATCGCAGTTCCGCAACTGGATCACGGCAGATGGATCGCCCGGCCCTTCCGGCGAAGGCGGCTTCGAGGCCGAAGCGGGCCGCTATCATCTCTATGTGTCCCTTGCCTGCCCCTGGGCGCACCGCACGCTGATCTTCCGCAAGCTCAAGAAGCTCGAAGACCTCATCTCGCTTTCCATCGTCGACCCGCTAATGCTGGCCAACGGCTGGGAATTCAAGGGAGAGGATCGGGAGGGCGAGGAACGCAAGGGCGAGAACGGCGGCACCGCCGATCACCTCTTCGGCTCGCGCATGCTCTGGGAAGTCTATCTGCGCGCCGACTCGGTCTATTCCGGCCGGGTGACGGTGCCGGTCCTCTGGGATAAGCGGAAGAACACGATCGTCTCGAACGAGTCCGCCGAAATCATCCGCATGTTCAACTCGGCCTTCGATCGTCTGACCGGCTCGACGGCAGATTTCTGCCCGCAAGATCTGCGTCCCGAAATCGACGCGCTCAATGCGCGTATCTACGACGCGGTCAACAACGGGGTCTACAAGGCCGGCTTCGCAACCAGCCAGGCGGCCTATGAGGAGAGCGTCGCCGCCCTCTTCTCCATGCTGGACGAACTGGAGAACCGCCTCGCGTCGAAGCGCTATCTCACGGGAGACCGCCTGACCGAAGCCGATTGGCGGCTCTTCACGACACTCGTCCGTTTCGATCCGGTCTATGTCGGTCATTTCAAATGCAACATCCGCCGCATTGCTGACTATCCGAATCTCTACGGCTATCTGCGCGAGCTCTACCAGGTGCCGGGCGTCGCCGAGACGGTCAATATGCACCACATCAAGCAGCACTATTACCGCAGCCATACGACGATCAATCCGACGGGCATCGTGCCGGTGGGTCCGGTGCTCGACCTTGGAGCGCCGCACGGGCGGGATAACCTCTGAACAAGGATGAGAGAAAATGGGCGCCAGCCGCTTGTCCCTTCGTCCGCTTGCTGGGGAGAAGGGACAAGCAGGCGGCTAAGGGGGCGATCCGACGCGATGGGTCGCCTACCAGAACGTATCGGGCGCCGCGCTTCCAGCGAGCTCCGCCAGCCGGCGCCGGGTCGCAGGCGTCGTGTCCGCCGGAAGGTCGTCGAGCGGAAAGAAGCCCGCCGCGGCGATTTCGAGATCCGCACGCTTCGGCCGCTCCTGGCGGACATTATCGCAGCGGAAGAAGATGACGTGATCGCGCTTGCTGGTGCGCCGGTTGTAGTAGACCTGAAAGAGCAGCGGTGCCGTCGTCAGCACGAGGTTGCCCTCCTCCCTGAGTTCGCGGGCCAGGCCCTCCACCGCAGTCTCGTTGCGGTCGAGTCCGCCGCCGGGAAGATGCCAGCCCGGCAGATAGGAATGCCTTACGAGAAAGACCCGCCCCTCACCATCGAAACAGGCAGCCCGCACGCCGAGCGTCATGCCGCGGGCCAGGGCGAAATAAACATGGGCAAACCGCGTCAGAAAGCGGAGCCGCCAGGAGGGCATCTCCGGCCCGCGGCTCTCGTCCATACGCCTTCTCCTCACATTCACGGTTTCCGGGAATAGTCCATTACTGATTCCCCTTCCCGGGAATATGCGCTAGACGAGATTAATGTTCAAACTTGCGCATATATCCGATGTCCACCTGGGGCCTTTGCCCGATCTCTCCCTCCGCGAACTCGCCTCCAAGCGGATCACCGGTTTCGTCAACTGGCACAGGAACAGGGTGCGCCATCTCTTTCCCGGGACCCTCGACTGCCTGATGCAGGACATCGAGGTGCGCAATCCGGATCACCTGGCGATCACCGGAGATCTCGTCAACCTCGCCTCTTCGCTGGAGATCGAGGCGGTTACCGAATGGCTCGCGGAAGCGGGCGACCCCAATGAAATCTCGGTGGTTCCGGGCAACCACGACGCCTACGTGCCCGGCGCATACGAGAAGATCACGCATGCATGGTATCCCTTCATGCGCGGCGACGACGGCCCCAGCGGCTGGATGAAGAAGCATGCCTGCTTTCCCTATATGCGGGTGCGCGGCAGGGTGGCGCTCATCGGCTGCTCGACGGCCGTGGCCACGCCCCCTTTCGCCGCGAGCGGCTATTTCGGGCCGCGACAGGCGCGCGCGACGGTCAACCTCCTTCGCCAGGCCGGCGAAGCCGGATTGTTCCGCATCGTCATGATCCATCACCCGCCGATTCGCGGCGCGACCTCGATGCACAAGCGCATGATCGGCATCCGCCGTTTCGCTGCCACCATCTCCGCCGGCGGGGCCGAGCTGGTTCTGCACGGCCACACGCATCTCAATACGCTCCACTGGCTCAAGGGGCATACCGGGCCGGTGCCGGTCGTCGGCATCGCATCCGCCTCGCAGGGTCCCGGAGGCAGCAAGCCCGTCGCCGCCTATAATCTCTTTTCCGTCGACGGTGAGCCCGGAGACTGGCGGCTGACCCGGGAGCGCTACGCGATCAACCCGGACGCGACCGGCGTGGTGCTCGCCGAAACGACGTATTTCTGAAACGCCGGAAGCCTCTCGGTCCCGGCTGATTCAAGGACGCCCGCCGGCGTGGGGAAAACCGGTTGCCGGGGCGCAAAAACCACTTTCCGTTACGGCTCTTCCCTTGCAGACTTAGGACCAAATGTTCCATATCATTGATGGTGCGCCCGGATGGCGAATGGACGCGCGATCCGGCACGTTTTTCTGGAAGAGCAATGCGCCCAGCGGCAGAAATGAAGGATTTCAGACGGGATTTGGTCAGCCTGCTGCCCAAACTGCGCCGCTTCGCGATCACGCTGGCCCGCAATGCCAATGATGCCGACGATCTCGTCCAGGAAGTTTGCGAGCGGGCAATCGCGCGCGGTCACCTTTGGAACGGCGAAGGCCGGCTGGAAAGCTGGGTCTATGCGATGACCCGCAATCTCTGGGTGGACGAAATCCGCAAGCGCAAGGTGCGCAGCGCCGGTGCGGTCGACGTTTTCGAGCGGGAAGAACCGCACGTCGAAGCAACAGCCGAAAAGGCCGCCTATGCCAATCAGGTGCAGAAGATGATCCTGTCGATGCCGGAGGGACTGGCAAGCGTCTTCCTCCTCGTCAATGTCGAAGGCCACAGCTACCGGGAAACGGCGGAGATCCTCGGCATCCCCGTCGGTACGGTCATGAGCAGGCTGTCGACTGCGCGGCTCAGGCTCGCGGCCATGTTGTCCGAAAATACGGAAAGGAGGGCCTGACCGTTGCTGCAAACGAAGGGGCTGGCGCTCGAGGTGCGGTTGTCCGCCTATATCGACGGCGAACTCGCAGAAAGCGAAAAATCCGAGCTTGACGCTCTTCTCGCCCGCGACGACGAGGCAAGGGCATTGCTCGACAAGCTCAAGTCGGGCAGCGCCTTCGGCAACGGGGCTTTCGAAAACTTCCTCCATGATCCGGTGCCGCTGGCGCTGGTGCGCCAGATAAAGCAAGGCCCCGGCATCAACCCGAAATCGGAGCGGGTAACGACGGCCAGCCTTCCAAGACGAAGCGCTCGCATCTGGCCGCGCATCCTCGCCGCTTCCACCGCCCTTTTCCTGCTCGGCGGAGCCGCCGGCTTCATTCTCGGCAGCGCCACGGACTTCGCCGAGCCGATGAACCAGGCCGATGACCGCCCCTGGATCGATGATATCGTCGGGTCTCACCGCATCTATTCGCGCCAGAAGGAGCATCTGGTCGAGGTGCCGGGAACGCAGGCGGCCGAGATCGAGACCTGGCTTGCCGCAAGCGTCGGCGTGAGCTTCGCTGTCCCCGATCTCGCCCGCAAGGGATTATCCTTCGAAGGGGCGAGGCTCCTTGCCGCCAACGGCAGGCCGGTTGCCCAGCTCGTCTATCGCGACCGGGAGGGAGAGGTCTTCACCATCTGCTTTCTCAAGCAAGGCGACGCGCAACAATCCGGCGAATTCACCGAAACCATCCGCGGCGACCTCGGCTTGATATCGTGGCAACGGGAAAGCGTCTCATTCGTGATGATCGGTCCGTCTTCCGACCCCGCTCTGCAGGACCTTGCCGAAACGGTGGCGGCGAACATTTGAGACTTGTCGCTCGGCGGCCACCCTTCTTCGCGGCGTCGATCCAATTCGTGCTCAAGAGCAATACGGATAACGGCTTCAGGCGGCGGGAATGTTTTCACGCGTGATGATCCGTGGCTCGATCAGCTTCTTCGTTAGATATGGCGCGGAGGAAGCAAGAGTGCCCAGCAACTGTATCGTCGCCTGCTCGGCCATCAGGCGGGCATTCTGATCGATCACGACATCGATGCCGTCGTCGAGCAGCGATTCCCGCGTCTGGTCCGTCAGATCGTGGCAAAAAACCAGCGGGCGCTGGGCGCGTCCAGCCTCCGTTACCGCCGCGATAACCCCGGAGCGGCCCCCGCCGGCAATGTAGATACCGCCAAGGTCGGGAAGCCGGGACAAGAGGCTCGTCGCGCTCTGATAACCCCGCTGCGAATCGTCTTCGATCTCCAGCACCTCTGCAACGACGACACCGGGAAAGCGCTCGGCCAGGACGGAGCGGAAGCCGGCCTCGCGCTCGTCATGGCCGCGATACCGACGCGAACCGAGAAAAAGTCCGATTGTTGCCGGCACCCGCCGCAACATCGCGCCCATCAGCAAACCCGCCGTGCGCCCTGCGATCCGGTTGTCGATCCCGACGTAGTTGGCGCGCGGCGTCGACGGCAGGTCGGATGCGATGGTGACGACCCTCAATCCGGCATCGATCAGGCGAACGACGGCGGCACGCGTGCGCGGTTCGTCCACCGCGACAATGCCGACGCCGGCAGTGCTGACGTCGAGGCGATCGATTGCCTCGAGAAGGCTCTGCGGCCTGGCATCCTCGAGCCTGTGCACCCGGTATGAAGCAACCAGCGGCAGGCGTCGACAAAAGTCCTCGATCTGATGCGCGAGATTGGAAAGGAACTGGTTGCCCCCTACCGGCAGAAGAATTCCAGTCGCGCCGGCCTCGCCGGCATGGCCAGGTCTCCGGTCTCCGGCAGATAGCCGAGCCGCGCCGCCGCCTCCAGCACACGATGACGGTTGGACGCCTTAACACCCTGCCGGCCATTGATGACCCTGTCCACAGTCGCAGTGGATACTCCAGCCAGTTCGGCAACTTCCTTTATGGTCGCTCCCACCAGAATTCTCCGGATTTTGATTGAATTTGATGTAATTACGGCAAAACTGAAATCAAAAACAAGCTAATTCTTTCTTCAACAGGGGGAAGAAATGAGCGGATTGCAAGGCAAGCGCATTCTCGTGACGGGCGCCGCCGGTGGGTTGGGAACGGCTCTCACCCGCACGCTGGTGGAGGCCGGTGCCGAACTTGTCGGGGTCGTCAAGACAGAGGCCGACAGCCGGCGTCTTTTGGAAGCCGCGCCCGGCGGGCATGCTCGGGCCATCGTTGCCGATCTTGCCCACGCCTCCACCCTCACGGAACGGCTGGAAGCCGAAATTGCAGCACATGGGCCTGTCTATGGCATCGTCAACAATGCGGCGGTCTATCCGAAGGCCAGACTTGATGCTCTGGACGTGGGAGAAATGATCTCGGTGCTTTCGGTCAATGCGGTAGCCGCGGCCGCGGTGGTGCAGGCCTGCCTGCCGGGCATGAAGGAGCTTGGCCAAGGACGCATCGTCAACGTGGCCTCGATCACGTTCGACACGGGCATGGAAGAGCTTGGCGCCTACGTCGCCTCCAAAGGTGCGCTGATCGGCTTGACGAGGGTATGGGCCCGCGAACTCGGTTCTTACGGCGTGACGGTCAACGCCGTCGCCCCCGGCGCGTTCCGCACCGATGCCGAGAAAATACATCCCGATCCCGAGGGATACAGCCGCTTCGTCATGTCCCGTCAGGCGTTGAAGCGCAGGGGCGAGCCGGAGGAGTTCGCCGATCTCGTCAGTTTTCTCCTGAGCAAGCGAGCGGCCTTCATCACCGGACAGACGATCCGAATCGATGGCGGCTGGGTAACCCACTGAGGAGGGGCGACCCGCGCCAGTATTTCTGACGAACTTCGAAATTCGGCAAAAAATCGGCCAACAGGCCATGTCGAAAGACTTCAACACAGGGAGGAATAAATGAAGCGCATTCTTGCTGCCGTGGCGCTGACCTTCATGGTCTCGTCTGCCTCCGCTCAGGAGGAGCGGACCTTTTATCTCATTTCGCATGGTGCGGAGTCCGATCCGTTCTGGATCTCGTGGAATGCGGGGGCGCAGTCGACATGCAAACAGCTTCGCGTTACCTGCAACATCTCCTTCTCCAACGGCGATTTCGCCATTCAGAAAGAAGCCTTCAACGCCGCCATCGCCTCGGCACCGGACGGGATTGCCGTCACCTCGGCGCAGCCGGGTCTCTGGACGCAGGAAGTTCCGCTCGCTCAGAAAAACGGCATCCCGGTTGTTTTCTTCAACAGTGACGACCCCTCCACCGGCCGCAACGCCTATGTCGGCGCGGATCTGAAACTGGCGGGAAGCATCTGGGCGCAATATCTGGTGGACAAAGGCCTCGTCAAAGCCGGCGACAAGGTGTTCCTGCCCGTCGAGGTTCCCGGCGCAAGCTATCAGCAACTCGAGACCTCCGGAATTGCCGCCGTTTTCGACCCACTGGGGATCAAATATGACGTCGTTGATACGGGAGCCGATCCGGCCGGGGTCATACAGCGGATGTCGGAATACATGATCGCCAACGACGTCGATGCGATGATCGGTCTTGGCGACCTGGTGATGTCGAATGCGCAGCGCGTCATGGAAAATGTCAACATGGCACCGGGCGACATTCCGGTGGTCGGATGGGGCAATTCGCGCGAAACGGCGATGGCGGTCAAGGCCGGCTATGTCGCGGCTGCGCTTTGGCAATATCCGGTCGATCAGGGCAGCCTGCCCGTCTTTCTGTTGAATTCAGCCGCCTCCGGAAACCCGATCGGCTATGACATTTCCACGCTCCAACTCTACGACAACGATACCGTCGGCCCGATCCTGGAGCAGTACAAATGAGCGAGGTCACATCGAATACCGGGGCGCGTTCATCGCGCCCATCGCCCGATAGCGAAATGAAAATGCCGCGCCCAAGCCTGCGGCGGATGTTCGAAAAGCCCGAAGCCGCCTCGTTCCTTATTCTTCTCATGGCGGTCGTGTTCTTCGCGATATCGAACGACCGTTTCCTTCATCCGCTCAATCTGACCAATTTCCTCGCGTTTCTTCCGGAGCTGGGGATCATCGCTCTCGCCATGACGCTGCTGCTGACAGCAGGCGAATTCGACCTTTCGGTCGGCGCGGTCTTTGCCTTCTGCCCGGTCGTGACGCTCCTGATCACGCAGCACGCCGGTCTTCCGATGGAAATTTCGCTCCTGATCGCGTTGTGCCTGACCGCATTTATCGGTCTGGCGAACGGTCTTTTCGTCACGCGACTGGCGATTTCGTCCTTCCTCGTAACGCTGTCGATGCTGCTGATCGTGCGCGGGAGCACGCTTTTCGCCACTCAGGGCTTTCCCTTGGACAGCCTGACCAGCGAAAGCTTCCTACGCCCCCTCCTGGTAGGGACAATCGAAATCGGCAGCGTGCGGATCCATGCCTCGCTCCTGTGGTTCATCGCCCTGGCCGCCCTGTTCCACTACATCCTGAACAGATCGCAGATCGGCAACTGGGTCTCGGCCATCGGCTCGAACAGGAACGCTGCGCTGGCGCGGGGTGTGCCGGTCAATGCAGTCAAGACCGGGCTTTTCATTACCGTATCGCTGATGGCGGGCCTGGCCGGCATGATCAGCTCGCTACGCATCTCCTCGGCCTCGCCGGTCGCCGGCGATCAATACGAGCTTGAAGTCATAGCCATGGTGGTCGTCGGCGGTACCGCCCTGACGGGCGGGCGCGGCACGATCATCGGCACTGTCGTTGGCGTGCTTCTGATCCGCATCATCCGCAACGGCATCGTGCTTCTGGGTGTGCCGGGCCTGGCCTTCAACATCTTCGTGGGCGCCATCATTCTCACCATGCTCATCGTTCACGGCGCAATCAGCCGCAACACATCGAGGAGCTGACCCATGTCAAAACCCATTCTCGAAATCGACGGGCTGACGAAATCGTTCGGCAGCGTGCAGGCCCTGCGTGGCGCCACCTTTCATGTCAACGAAGGCGAAGTCGTCGCCCTGCTCGGCGACAATGGCGCCGGCAAATCCACGCTCATCAAGGCGATCTCCGGCGTTTATCCGGCCGATGGCGGTACGATACGCCTGAACGGCAGGCAAGTGACCGTTCGCAAACCGCGCGATGCGATGGAATTGGGCATCGAAACGATCCATCAGGACAGTTCGCTTGCCCCGCATCTGTCGATCGCACGCAACCTGTTCCTGGGGCGCGAGCCTGTCCGCCAAAGCTGGCTTGGACTTTTCGCGCCGATAGACATGAAGTCGATCAACGGCCAGGCGACGGATCTTCTGAGGCGCGTCGGCATCACCAAGAAGCTTAGCGCAGATGCGCCGGTATCGTACCTGTCGGGGGGCGAACGGCAATCGATCTCGATCAGCCGGGCAATGCAGTTCTTCGCCAAAATCATCATCCTGGACGAGCCGACCAACAATCTGGGCGTGGAGGAAACCCATGGCGTGCTCCGATTCATAAAAGAGGTGCGCGAGGCAGGCCATTCGCTGATCTATATCACCCACAACATCCACCACGTCTTCGAGGTATGCGACCGGGCCGTGATCATGCGCCAGGGCGAGGTCATCGCCAATGTGCGGATGGCCGACAGCGACGTCCTGACCGTCGAAGGGATCATTACCGGCGCGGATCTAACGAAATTCGTCAAGGGACATAACCCGGGGGGACAAGCCATGGGAGAGACGAATGCCTGAGCTTTTCGGGCAAAGCCTGTCGCGCACGGAGCTGGAACGGCGCACCGGCGCGCTCGGCCAGTTTGCAGGTGTTCGGTCGATGACGCTCGACGACGGGCTGGAGCGCGGAATTCGAATGCTGGAATTCCGCTCCGGCACCGGCTTGCGCTTCACCGTCCTGGTGGATCGCGCGATGGATATCGCCGATTGCGAATTCAGCGGTCAGGCGATCGGCTGGCACTCGCCAGCCGGCTTCCGCCATCCCGGGCTGCATGAGCCGGAGGGCGAAGCGGGGCTGGGCTGGCTGCGGTCGTTTTCCGGGCTGATGGTGACCTGCGGTCTCGACCATATCCTGTTCATGGACGAGCGGGACGCTGCGGATTTCAACTATGCTCCGCGCAAGACGGTGCGCAACAGCATCCATGGCCGCGTCGGGGCAATCCCGGCGCGACTGACTGGATACGGAGAGGCATGGGATGGCGATCGCTGCACGCTCTGGTGCGAAGGCATCGTCTCCCAGGGCACCGTTTTCGGCGAGCACCTGGAGATGCGCCGCCGCATCGGAATCGAGGTCGGCACGAACACCATCGAACTCCACGATATAGTGACCAATCGCGGTTTCTACCGAACGCCGCATATGTTCTGCTACCACATCAATCTCGGTTATCCGCTTCTGGATGCGGGCGCCGAATATCTGGCTCCCGTAACCGATGTCGTCTGGGCCGGCCATTCGGGCGAGGCGTATCGGGCGCAGAGCACCGGCTATCGTCGCCTGCCCGGACCGGCCGACCGTTTCCACGAGCAGGTCTGGCAGCATGAAATGGCGCCGGATGCCGAAGGGCGGGTTTCGGTGGCGTTGGTCAACGATCGGCTTGGCCTCGGCTTCGAGCTCGATGTCGCAAAATCCGAGTTTCCCTGCATGTACGAATGGCAAAATTTTCAGTCCGGCCATTACGCGCTGGGGTTGGAACCTGCGACCCATCATGTTCGGGGCGCTGCCTTCGCCCGCGAGCGCGGCGAGGAAATCCTCCTCGAGCATGGCGACAGC
This window contains:
- a CDS encoding ATP-binding cassette domain-containing protein, translated to MSKPILEIDGLTKSFGSVQALRGATFHVNEGEVVALLGDNGAGKSTLIKAISGVYPADGGTIRLNGRQVTVRKPRDAMELGIETIHQDSSLAPHLSIARNLFLGREPVRQSWLGLFAPIDMKSINGQATDLLRRVGITKKLSADAPVSYLSGGERQSISISRAMQFFAKIIILDEPTNNLGVEETHGVLRFIKEVREAGHSLIYITHNIHHVFEVCDRAVIMRQGEVIANVRMADSDVLTVEGIITGADLTKFVKGHNPGGQAMGETNA
- a CDS encoding aldose 1-epimerase family protein, encoding MPELFGQSLSRTELERRTGALGQFAGVRSMTLDDGLERGIRMLEFRSGTGLRFTVLVDRAMDIADCEFSGQAIGWHSPAGFRHPGLHEPEGEAGLGWLRSFSGLMVTCGLDHILFMDERDAADFNYAPRKTVRNSIHGRVGAIPARLTGYGEAWDGDRCTLWCEGIVSQGTVFGEHLEMRRRIGIEVGTNTIELHDIVTNRGFYRTPHMFCYHINLGYPLLDAGAEYLAPVTDVVWAGHSGEAYRAQSTGYRRLPGPADRFHEQVWQHEMAPDAEGRVSVALVNDRLGLGFELDVAKSEFPCMYEWQNFQSGHYALGLEPATHHVRGAAFARERGEEILLEHGDSRSYRSRFSILSGTAALAETRARIAAAATQPDDDYPAPSNNHLPLR